In Monodelphis domestica isolate mMonDom1 chromosome 3, mMonDom1.pri, whole genome shotgun sequence, the following proteins share a genomic window:
- the LOC100619158 gene encoding zinc finger protein 3-like encodes MVERNFMKVMNVGKPSVGAHILSYIREFILEKNPMGVDCGKVLSQSSYLILHSRIHTGEKPHECNACGKAFIHSSSLIQHQRVHTGQRSYECNECGKAFSRSSTLIQHQIIHIGEKIYGCNECGKTFRWNSNLRKHQRIHIRA; translated from the coding sequence ATGGTGGAGAGAAACTtcatgaaagtaatgaatgtgggaaagccttcagtgGGAGCTCACATCTTATcctacatcagagaattcatactggagaaaaaccctatGGGTGTAGATTGTGGAAAAGTTCTTAGTCAGAGCTCTTATCTTATCCTACATtcgagaattcatactggagagaaaccccaTGAATGTAATGCCTGTGGGAAGGCTTTCATTCATAGCTCAAGCCTCATTCAACATCAAAGAGTTCATACAGGACAGAGATcatatgaatgcaatgaatgtgggaaagcctttagtcGGAGTTCAACCCTCATTCAACATCAAATAATTCATATTGGGGAGAAAATATATggatgtaatgaatgtgggaaaaccttTAGATGGAATTCAAACTTGAgaaaacaccagagaattcacatcAGAGCATAA